AAACCTCGTGTCGCAGCCCGCCCAGGCGCGCTCGCCAGAAGTCAATCAATTCGTCCACCCCGTCCAGCAGTGAGCGCGCCTCGGCCCGTTGGCGGAGGTACAAACCCGCCGATTCCCGGATAATGCGCAGGGCGACAGGAGCGACTTCACCGATCCCCGCGATCTCCCGCAGCTGCTCCGGCGATGCGTCGAGGATGCCCCTGACGGAGCCGAAACGCTGAAGCAGGGCCTTGGCGGGGGCCTTCACGTCGCGCCGGGGGATGCACAGCGTCAACAGCACCTCAACGATCTCGTGGTCTGCAAATCCGTCGAAACCGGACTTGAGAAAGCGTTGACGCAATCTGGCGCGGTGGCCCTCTCCCGGCGTAGCTGGTTTCATCGGCTTCCCAGCCAAGTCCAAGCCACGCCGGAGGTCAACTGAAAGCACCTCCCCGCGCTTGCCTTTTCGCTGAAATCGCCGTAATTTCGTAATCATGTGCGGCAAGCTCTACGCCACCGCGAGTTTAGTGTTTATGCTCTGCTGGGCAACGGCAGCGCATGGGGCAGACGTTGCCCCCGGAGACAGCTACGAGGACATGATCTCCGCTCTGGGCCAACCGCAGGGCTACTTCGAGCTGGATGATAAAACCCTGTACCTTTATCGCGCCGGAAAAGTCACCGTCGTCGACGGCACCGTGGCGGTGGTTGAGCTCAAATCTGCTGATGAACTTGCCCGCGAGGAAGAGCTCAAGGCCGAAGCCGCCCGCCAATGGGAAGCTCACAAAGAGCAGAAAACCGCCAAGCGCATAGAAACCGGGGAGCGCATCAAGGCGGACAAGCTGTCCGACCCGGATTTCCTCTCGCAACCATCCGGCGACCAGCTCGCCTACTG
This genomic interval from Ruficoccus sp. ZRK36 contains the following:
- the radC gene encoding DNA repair protein RadC, which translates into the protein MKPATPGEGHRARLRQRFLKSGFDGFADHEIVEVLLTLCIPRRDVKAPAKALLQRFGSVRGILDASPEQLREIAGIGEVAPVALRIIRESAGLYLRQRAEARSLLDGVDELIDFWRARLGGLRHEVFEVAYLDKRYQLLPDGVQRLEEGVPDRTTVYPRKVMQAALARHAVFIVVAHNHPSGQLKASSEDLHLTRCLISAANAVGLTLLDHLIVTPDDALSFLDQGLLQKC